Part of the Candidatus Bathyarchaeota archaeon genome is shown below.
CTAAGCCTCACACCCTCCAAATGGTGTGGTGTACGCGTCAAATTCAGCTCGAGAAGTGAGGAATGAAAATATGCGCCGGAGAACCCACATCTATATATCCGGGCAAGTGCAGGGGGTTTTCTTCAGATATGAAACCCGCCGGGTAGCGAAGGAGCTAGGGGTATCGGGGTGGGTGAGGAACCTGCCAGATGGACGTGTGGAAGTCGTCGCAGAGGGTGAAGAAGAGTCTATTGAGAAGCTAATTCAATTCTGTCGTAGGGGTCCGCCCGCGGCGAAGGTGACTAACGTAGAGGTGAAATATGAGGAGCCTAAGGGGGAGAACCGTAACTTCATAATCATATATTAATTCGGCTTACAGGAAACCTCGACGGGAAAGCCTGCGGTTTCAACCATTGGGATGAATCATAGAGATGTTTAATAGATGTTTAATATATGATTAGCATCTCAATAGATGTGGGCTCGGCGGTCTAATACAAAGTTGGTCTATTAAATGGGTTACGACTTTCTTATCGGCGGCTAAGGAAAGCAGGGCTTGCCGTTAGAGGCAAAGATGAGACCTGCATCCTCTGAGGGTACCAATAGACATTCATCCTTCTGGATGGTCGTGCCAACAGAGTGGTAGCGCGCCCCTCGCCCCGAAGGTGTGGGTGATGAGCCTTGAGCAACCGCCGGAAACGAGGGCCTCCCAGCTTCAGCCGTGGAGGGTGTGAAGCTCAATCACAGAGACCGGACCCTAGGATAATATATAGGTTCCTCTGGTCTAGATCATCGTTAACTGTTAAATTTTTAACTGTAAATTTATCTGATCGTTCAAGGTTTAAATAACTAGGTTGTCCAAGAGACCTTGTTAGAGAAGCGGATATGGGGCGTCGTCGATGAGAAAAGAGGAAATAGAAAAGTTGCTGAAGAGATCTGGGGAGTTCATGAACGCCGCCGAATTCCACTATTCCAGGGGGTGCTTCGACTTGGCAGCTTTTAACTTGGAACAGGCTTCGCAGTTGTTTTTGAAAGCCAGATTGCTCGAGGAGGGGATCGACTTCCCGAAAATCTATACTCTGAGGAGGTTCTTCCTTTTACTCGGGGAAACCTTGGGGAGATCGGAGGAATTTAGGCTGTTCGCAGCTGAAAATTCCCTGGAGTTCGCCAGTCTGGAGGATGCTTACGTTACGGCTAGATATTTTCCGCGTGAGTTTGAGAGGGAGGAGGTGGATAGATTGAAAAAGTTCGTGAAGGAGGTGATGGAGCTTGCTGGAGGAGCTTCTGCTCAGGGAGGCCAGGAGAAGGAGGGAA
Proteins encoded:
- a CDS encoding acylphosphatase; its protein translation is MRRRTHIYISGQVQGVFFRYETRRVAKELGVSGWVRNLPDGRVEVVAEGEEESIEKLIQFCRRGPPAAKVTNVEVKYEEPKGENRNFIIIY
- a CDS encoding HEPN domain-containing protein; the encoded protein is MRKEEIEKLLKRSGEFMNAAEFHYSRGCFDLAAFNLEQASQLFLKARLLEEGIDFPKIYTLRRFFLLLGETLGRSEEFRLFAAENSLEFASLEDAYVTARYFPREFEREEVDRLKKFVKEVMELAGGASAQGGQEKEGNF